A DNA window from Vigna unguiculata cultivar IT97K-499-35 chromosome 10, ASM411807v1, whole genome shotgun sequence contains the following coding sequences:
- the LOC114167335 gene encoding glycinol 4-dimethylallyltransferase-like produces MASMSLRFSPNVCSLANGGNLWRSKHSNKKFSYDGSSFAPKTSMHQRKSQIEYNLTRLQQPIMKNQFKSVEGGLTNEENNKIYVPKAISKEYFGSEESSASETKDIVGSVKRFLVALYWFCYPYTMFGRTLSTIAASLLAVERLSDISSPLFFIGLFQALLPFMFMDFYVNGVNQLYDYEIDKINKPFLPLPSGAFSFTTGVVVTVGSAIMGFLASYMIGSWPLFWGLLSFFLIWSGYSIKGPLLRWKKNPLLAATCIFCSLALIFPISFFYHMKTFVLKRAVTSLKPLMFFVAFTSIYSLGIALFKDIPDIEGDKAFGIQSFSTRLGQKKVFWICVSILESAFGVAILAGLSSSLLWVKLVTGLGHAVLASILWYQAKFVDLSDKGSIRSYYMLIWKLLYVAYFLMPLIR; encoded by the exons ATGGCTTCAATGTCTCTTAGGTTCTCTCCCAATGTCTGTTCACTCGCAAACG GTGGAAATCTCTGGCGAAGCAAACATTCCAACAAAAAATTTTCCTATGATGGAA GTTCTTTTGCACCAAAAACTTCAATGCACCAAAGGAAAAGTCAAATAGAGTATAACCTTACGAGGTTGCAACAACCGATTATGAAGAATCAGTTCAAAAGTGTTGAAGGAGGGTTAACGAATGAAGAAAACAACAAGATATATGTACCCAAAGCAATCTCTAAAGAATATTTTGGGTCTGAGGAATCTAGTGCTTCTGAAACTAAAGACATTGTTGGCTCTGTGAAACGCTTCCTTGTTGCCTTATATTGGTTTTGCTATCCTTACACAATGTTTGGTCGG ACATTAAGCACAATTGCTGCATCACTCCTAGCAGTGGAAAGACTATCAGATATATCATCTCCTTTATTTTTCATTGGTTTATTCCAG GCTCTGCTACCTTTCATGTTTATGGACTTTTATGTTAATGGCGTGAATCAATTATATGACTATGAAATTGACAAG ATAAACAAACCTTTTCTTCCATTGCCATCTGGGGCATTTTCCTTTACAACTGGTGTAGTTGTTACCGTAGGATCTGCAATCATG GGTTTCTTGGCTAGTTATATGATAGGTTCTTGGCCATTATTTTGGGGTCTTCTATCATTCTTTCTCATATGGAGTGGTTATTCAATCAAG GGTCCCCTTTTGAGATGGAAGAAAAATCCGCTGCTCGCTGCAACTTGCATATTTTGCAGTTTGGCTCTTATATTTCCCATTTCGTTTTTCTATCACATGAAG ACTTTTGTGTTGAAGAGAGCTGTTACCTCTCTTAAGCCACTGATGTTCTTTGTTGCATTCACCAGCATATACTCATTGGGTATAGCATTGTTCAAG GATATACCTGATATTGAAGGAGATAAAGCATTTGGCATCCAATCTTTCTCAACACGTCTAGGTCAAAAAAAG GTATTTTGGATCTGTGTTTCCATTTTGGAATCTGCTTTTGGAGTTGCCATTCTAGCAGGACTATCATCTTCTCTCCTTTGGGTTAAACTTGTCACG GGTCTGGGACATGCTGTTCTTGCTTCAATTCTGTGGTACCAGGCCAAATTTGTAGATTTGAGTGACAAAGGTTCTATTAGATCCTACTACATGCTGATTTGGAAG CTATTGTACGTAGCATACTTCCTCATGCCTTTAATCAGATAA
- the LOC114166371 gene encoding glycinol 4-dimethylallyltransferase-like has translation MASMSLRFSPNVFSLTNGGNLWQSKHSKNFSYGSSFAPKTSMHQRKNQIEYNLPRLQQPILNNQFKSVEGVSTNEENNKKYIPKAVSEEYFESEESRSSETKDIVGSVKRFLVALYWFCYPYTMFGRTLSTISASLLAVEKLSDISSPLFFIGVLQALLPFTLMDFYVNGVNQLYDYEIDKINKPFLPLPSGAFSFTTGVVVTVGSAIMGFLASYMIGSWPLFWGLLSFFLIWSGYSIKGPFLRWKKNPLLAATCIYTTLALIFPISFFYHMKTFVLKRAVTSLKPLMFFVAFTSIYSLGIALFKDIPDIEGDKAFGIQSFSTRLGQKKVFWICVSILESAFGVAILAGLSSSLLWVKLATGLGHAVLGSILWYQAKFVDLSDKGSIRSYYMLIWKLLYVAYFLMPLIR, from the exons ATGGCTTCAATGTCTCTTAGGTTCTCTCCCAATGTCTTTTCACTTACAAATG GTGGAAATCTATGGCAAAGCAAACATTCCAAGAATTTTTCCTATGGAA GTTCTTTTGCACCAAAAACTTCAATGCATCAAAGGAAAAATCAAATAGAATATAACCTTCCGAGGTTGCAACAACCGATTCTGAACAATCAGTTCAAAAGTGTTGAAGGAGTGTCTACGAATGAAGAAAACAACAAGAAATATATTCCCAAAGCAGTCTCTGAAGAATATTTTGAGTCTGAGGAATCTCGTTCTTCTGAAACAAAAGACATTGTTGGCTCTGTGAAACGTTTCCTTGTTGCGTTATATTGGTTTTGCTATCCTTACACAATGTTTGGTCGA ACATTAAGCACGATTTCTGCATCACTTCTAGCAGTGGAGAAATTGTCAGATATATCATCTCCTTTATTTTTCATTGGTGTATTACAG GCTCTGTTACCTTTCACGTTGATGGACTTTTATGTTAATGGCGTGAATCAATTGTATGACTACGAAATTGACAAG ataaaCAAACCATTTCTTCCATTGCCATCTGGGGCATTTTCCTTTACAACTGGTGTTGTTGTTACCGTAGGATCTGCAATCATG GGTTTCTTGGCTAGCTATATGATAGGTTCTTGGCCATTATTTTGGGGTCTTCTATCATTCTTTTTAATATGGAGTGGCTATTCAATCAAG GGTCCCTTTCTGAGATGGAAGAAGAATCCACTGCTTGCTGCAACTTGCATATATACTACTTTGGCTCTCATATTTCCCATTTCGTTTTTCTATCACATGAAG ACTTTTGTGTTGAAGAGAGCTGTTACCTCTCTTAAGCCACTGATGTTCTTTGTTGCATTCACCAGCATATACTCATTGGGTATAGCATTGTTCAAG GATATACCTGATATTGAAGGAGATAAAGCATTTGGCATCCAATCTTTTTCAACTCGTCTAGGTCAAAAAAAG GTATTTTGGATCTGTGTTTCCATTTTGGAATCTGCTTTTGGAGTTGCCATTCTCGCAGGACTATCATCTTCTCTCCTTTGGGTTAAACTTGCCACG GGTCTGGGACATGCTGTTCTTGGTTCAATTCTGTGGTACCAGGCCAAATTTGTAGATTTGAGTGACAAAGGTTCCATTAGATCATACTATATGCTGATTTGGAAG CTATTGTACGTGGCATACTTCCTCATGCctttaattagataa